The proteins below are encoded in one region of Nitrospira lenta:
- a CDS encoding porin codes for MELVMRNKITPVTPAATARRRRTIGLMLMLCIGVASGIDSRGGAIAGETNGPFIKDPPAAAADGIDPVTKFLLDDALAQGRVTKQRYAALMRDYEEQAYLRQPAFKFWYDRGFNLGTTDNAFLLRIRGRLDAQFVQRARNEAWRDPGDGKNFPDLVGVFGDYRVNRSEKDASTMSLRRARLYFMGHVFDPDMKFFVQIRMDSAGDSSQTQSAVQLYDYYILNTKLDWANAQIGQYKVYFNRAQINSTASMQFAERALVQDAFTASGLDRRDIGLTIMNDEERHPVNYYLGVFGGAGPNFTRLGNFDSEQIQQGCPGGQQTVPFPPGAVTCSDITNTTLQVSPLQRNLNADTRRSLDRLMFSARLNWNVLGRPGYGEGDMAYSKSPQFAIGGGYAYNPRVNTSTNNAFIGVDLANLNVRRQIAAGGNGRQLGWGVVDYATWAVDSVFKYRGFSLQGEFYYKNVIRREKGPPCVEYSQQLGVGGFIAGTPFTCTRQAPGELGNAYGWYAQSGYYLIPRYLELAARYSYWDPDTNAAADLIKQADVSLNWFINGTYDHAVQITYSNVAMGTGGFAIGRSNPLPVINSSQATFPNASIPVDAVGGTLVENAIRIQYRLFF; via the coding sequence ATGGAATTGGTCATGCGGAACAAGATAACACCGGTGACGCCGGCGGCAACCGCCCGTCGGCGGCGCACGATCGGACTAATGCTCATGCTGTGCATCGGCGTTGCGAGCGGCATCGACTCTCGAGGCGGTGCCATCGCCGGCGAAACCAACGGTCCATTCATCAAGGATCCTCCAGCCGCCGCCGCGGACGGAATCGACCCGGTGACAAAGTTTCTACTAGACGACGCGCTGGCCCAAGGCCGCGTCACAAAGCAGCGGTACGCAGCCCTGATGCGGGATTACGAGGAGCAGGCTTATCTCCGCCAACCGGCCTTCAAGTTTTGGTACGACCGGGGGTTCAATTTGGGCACGACCGACAATGCGTTTCTCTTACGCATTCGCGGGCGCCTTGACGCGCAGTTCGTACAGCGCGCGCGCAACGAGGCATGGAGGGACCCGGGCGACGGAAAAAACTTCCCGGATCTCGTCGGTGTATTCGGAGACTACCGGGTCAATCGGTCGGAGAAGGACGCCTCGACGATGAGCCTTCGTCGCGCCCGCCTATACTTCATGGGGCATGTGTTCGACCCGGACATGAAGTTCTTTGTTCAGATCCGCATGGACTCCGCCGGCGATAGCTCGCAGACGCAGAGCGCCGTCCAACTGTACGACTACTACATCCTCAACACCAAGCTGGACTGGGCGAACGCTCAAATCGGCCAGTACAAAGTCTATTTCAATCGCGCGCAAATCAACTCGACCGCCTCAATGCAATTCGCTGAGCGCGCCCTCGTGCAGGACGCCTTCACCGCCAGCGGCCTGGACCGCCGCGACATCGGCCTCACAATCATGAACGACGAGGAACGCCATCCGGTCAATTACTACCTCGGCGTGTTCGGCGGCGCGGGCCCCAACTTTACGCGGCTGGGGAATTTCGACAGTGAACAGATTCAGCAGGGCTGCCCAGGGGGACAACAGACAGTGCCGTTCCCACCTGGTGCGGTCACTTGCAGCGATATTACGAACACCACCCTTCAGGTGAGCCCCCTGCAACGCAACCTGAATGCCGATACCCGCCGGAGCCTCGACCGGCTCATGTTTTCAGCCCGGCTTAATTGGAACGTGCTGGGCCGACCGGGATACGGCGAAGGAGATATGGCCTACTCGAAATCTCCGCAGTTCGCCATCGGCGGCGGCTATGCCTACAACCCGCGCGTCAACACCAGCACGAACAATGCCTTCATCGGAGTCGATCTGGCGAATTTAAACGTGCGGCGCCAGATCGCGGCGGGCGGCAACGGCCGTCAGTTGGGTTGGGGCGTCGTGGACTATGCCACGTGGGCGGTAGACAGCGTGTTCAAGTACCGCGGATTCTCCCTACAAGGAGAGTTTTATTACAAGAATGTCATCCGCCGCGAGAAGGGCCCGCCTTGCGTAGAATACTCCCAGCAACTAGGGGTTGGAGGATTCATTGCAGGCACTCCGTTCACCTGCACACGCCAGGCACCGGGCGAATTGGGAAATGCCTATGGCTGGTATGCCCAAAGCGGTTATTACCTCATCCCCCGCTATCTGGAATTGGCCGCACGCTATTCCTACTGGGACCCCGATACCAACGCCGCAGCCGACTTGATCAAGCAGGCGGACGTGTCGCTGAACTGGTTTATCAACGGCACCTACGACCATGCGGTCCAAATTACCTACTCGAATGTTGCCATGGGCACCGGTGGCTTTGCCATTGGACGCAGCAACCCATTACCGGTCATCAATTCTTCCCAGGCAACGTTTCCCAACGCCTCTATTCCAGTCGATGCCGTCGGCGGCACATTGGTCGAGAACGCGATCAGAATTCAGTACCGATTGTTTTTTTAA
- a CDS encoding response regulator transcription factor, protein MGNRSELTFTGSHTMTTIAPKTILIVEDEPDVARLATIYLEKEGFRTVYAKTGEEGFQLTRSERPDMILLDLMPPEMDGLELCKKIRSLRETASLPVILLTTKTEEPDTIIGLALGADDYVTKPFTPKSLAARVNALFRRLDRTTGAPQAAYSFGPLVLDRSRHEVINDGQEITLTAKEFGLLEHLLQNPGRILTRDVLLNAVWGYDYFGTTRTVDVHIRRLKQKLPLLNEAIVGVKSLGYKLIEPLPRH, encoded by the coding sequence ATGGGAAACCGGTCAGAGCTCACATTCACCGGATCGCACACCATGACCACGATCGCGCCAAAGACCATTCTCATCGTCGAAGACGAACCTGACGTTGCACGGCTGGCGACGATCTACTTGGAGAAAGAGGGGTTTCGAACCGTCTACGCGAAAACCGGAGAGGAAGGATTCCAGCTCACCAGGAGCGAGCGTCCAGACATGATTCTTCTGGATCTGATGCCCCCTGAGATGGACGGACTAGAGCTCTGCAAGAAGATCCGGAGCTTGCGAGAGACCGCCTCCCTCCCCGTCATTCTCCTGACCACGAAGACTGAAGAGCCAGACACGATCATCGGGCTCGCACTCGGCGCCGACGACTACGTCACCAAACCCTTCACCCCCAAGAGTCTGGCGGCAAGAGTCAACGCCCTATTCCGCCGCCTCGATCGCACCACCGGCGCGCCGCAAGCGGCGTACAGCTTCGGGCCATTAGTCCTGGATCGTTCACGCCACGAAGTCATCAACGACGGGCAAGAAATCACCCTGACGGCGAAAGAGTTTGGCCTTCTGGAACACCTCCTGCAAAACCCAGGTCGGATACTCACCCGCGACGTTCTGTTGAATGCCGTGTGGGGATACGACTATTTCGGCACCACAAGAACCGTCGACGTACACATCCGGCGCCTGAAACAGAAACTGCCTCTGCTGAATGAGGCGATCGTGGGCGTGAAGTCGCTCGGATACAAACTCATTGAACCACTCCCCAGGCACTAA
- a CDS encoding response regulator transcription factor produces MRIKMFKGTVLLVTLNERLRNNLRTAMLQAGYMFMAVRNQDEALRKLRTSDLSIIVVDRHESGFLRLHHETPFRIPIVTIAHHAEGCDEQHCIQDLENGAARAVCNASSAMVVALTGAILRRQRWDRSVSDLYRFDGVTIDLQNYTVSVAGTPVNVKPTEFRILKSLAIAPGHFLSRNALIDRVWGEDYALCPHTLDVHISSIRQQLVPYGVSSDFVSTVRGLGFKLRSASARSKTPVDQSSPLVAQAFTPQPVSVRQPRARAMKSAAAGGAPWRHTPAEALSARYRIKPAQTRDEQ; encoded by the coding sequence ATGCGCATCAAGATGTTCAAGGGCACTGTGCTCCTCGTCACCCTCAATGAGCGCCTCAGGAACAACCTCCGGACGGCGATGCTGCAGGCCGGCTATATGTTTATGGCGGTTCGGAATCAGGATGAAGCACTCCGGAAGCTGCGAACCTCCGACTTGTCGATCATCGTCGTGGACCGTCACGAATCCGGGTTCTTGCGCCTGCATCACGAAACGCCCTTCCGCATTCCCATCGTGACCATCGCCCATCACGCCGAAGGCTGCGATGAACAACATTGCATCCAAGATCTCGAGAATGGCGCGGCCAGAGCCGTGTGCAACGCAAGCAGCGCAATGGTCGTCGCCCTGACGGGAGCCATCCTTCGCCGCCAGCGATGGGATCGCTCGGTTTCAGACCTCTACCGGTTTGACGGCGTCACTATCGACTTGCAGAACTATACGGTCAGCGTTGCCGGGACACCGGTCAATGTGAAGCCGACTGAATTTCGCATTTTGAAAAGCCTCGCGATTGCGCCCGGACACTTCCTGTCCCGCAATGCCTTGATTGATCGCGTCTGGGGTGAAGATTACGCCCTCTGCCCGCACACGCTCGATGTTCACATCTCCTCAATCCGGCAGCAACTTGTCCCCTATGGCGTATCGTCGGATTTCGTGTCAACCGTCAGGGGACTCGGATTCAAACTGCGATCGGCCTCTGCCCGCAGCAAGACCCCGGTCGATCAGTCATCCCCTCTCGTGGCTCAGGCCTTTACACCCCAACCCGTCAGCGTACGCCAACCACGCGCGCGCGCCATGAAGAGCGCGGCAGCGGGAGGGGCTCCGTGGAGACACACCCCGGCCGAAGCTCTTTCCGCGCGATATCGCATCAAGCCTGCTCAAACGCGCGATGAACAATAG
- a CDS encoding filamentous hemagglutinin N-terminal domain-containing protein: protein MTLLMEQQADRASDTFASLRAVAESTRTALVMLCVALGLASPARAGSTDAANPAFHIGAGTVTGLGTANVTVNQASQLAKIHWDSLGNKAGEVLRYNQPSTGSVALNVIGGADPSQFLGSVFANGSVIFINPNGVFFGPQSQVNVGGLIASSLNLTDTNFVNGHYAFDGSASAGMVRNEGLITAGPFGVYLLAPNVTNSGIITTPGGQIALGAGTTAYLSNRADGRGFLTEVTAPAGDALNVGRMIADGGQVSMIGRLVTQSGLVQANTVRQQNGKIELVASDRIALTAGSVTKAQGDDQVSSDGGTILVKSNLTTGQTEFSHGAVIDVSGGVQGGNGGFAEVSGSSVSLGGRFLAGVAQGYRGGRFLIDPTVGTQTVSTSDLESFSGSGASDVEFRSPAGTDLTVSVSYYNLAPVFDPDSGALLSGWALPAGQTGFLRFTAGNNLIFSPNTIIQNGASSGASAGLSTAKWSYVLKADNDILFNSTKLFTGGGGSLSLDAVRDIKLVPDAGGGHTILQTFTGGNLSIIAGRNLIAPSAFQGGIPGPSNQYSGIRLEGIGNLDITTRTGDFLGGIVNGQKAGPGFVLSSGTATLDIGGSLGSSDNYANVTVGTRFADGTSGKTTVDVTAQNNIYLGLVQDRGVADRIPGQTPTLSVTAHPESSVSLFSRQGDIHLSPPSPGPGIFGDVRRRIYPASLIARAPGGNIFFESLLQFWPSPVGTLQFSAGQSILGSQDAGIALDCPSTCNPITNPASQTVSPITLSAGGDISGLSLHLIDSYRKRVTISAGGDITRVSGRFAVPDYGRDQAGQLIPAVSISARRIDFSGQIQGDTNSGFTFGGNGLARVTVREDLNLGQSQGLRFVFDAKTLTTEGNQGGLLDVAVGGNLLMTQSSIRSDHGASVFIHGLNAGAPIAGSSALATSATLGVTTVNGQRVLAVGGVPIVGQDGRTLIPVNDDNQVLLGNVIYMAGGKAVLDIAGLPVAVGARDSVVGQRVLLVNGQVALGSNGKPVSVETATSSVITSGDLVHNTAVLDRPLVQLADGTVVAVINGKTVLGTLSGTAAIDGRPSVGNGGVTLSVDGRAVQVVVPVGGAVNVGSKGNAPNVETGILTVRGGAIDLKATGNVDVNLSRIATLGGGNITVTSTTGDINAGSGARGDVTQFPISEVGPNGTIVRTFFQVPGSGIFTIHPQDGNLPNIPAFNPISPFEAEVLMHQLFGHDVSSLEPLIPAAREAWKNQYDQSVRQLFAGFRLGDIRLTAGHDVIVPPAGIRGRNITIEAGHNLELQGGEIRGILNAQLGGVLKGPLSSITGAFVIQQGFGSNGTPGQSLGLGNITGNVGNVTTTSSVTASASTTSLTLSKAAAEATSSQRDGESKTVSDRGKKKGDGQLAAGSLRVRDKVKIKVETKQEPAM from the coding sequence ATGACATTGCTTATGGAACAGCAGGCTGATCGGGCAAGTGACACCTTCGCGTCGCTTCGCGCTGTCGCGGAGAGCACGCGCACGGCGCTGGTCATGCTGTGCGTGGCGTTGGGGCTGGCGAGTCCTGCGCGGGCGGGATCGACGGATGCCGCCAACCCGGCGTTCCACATCGGCGCCGGGACCGTGACCGGGCTTGGAACGGCCAATGTGACGGTGAACCAGGCGTCGCAATTGGCCAAAATACACTGGGACAGTCTCGGTAACAAAGCAGGCGAAGTCCTCCGGTATAACCAACCGTCGACGGGCTCCGTTGCTTTGAATGTCATCGGCGGCGCCGATCCGAGTCAGTTTCTGGGATCGGTGTTCGCCAATGGCTCGGTCATCTTCATCAATCCGAACGGGGTGTTCTTCGGCCCGCAGTCGCAAGTGAACGTCGGCGGGCTCATCGCATCTTCCCTGAATCTCACCGATACCAACTTCGTGAACGGTCACTATGCATTCGACGGATCCGCCTCTGCCGGGATGGTGCGCAATGAAGGATTGATCACCGCCGGGCCGTTCGGCGTGTATCTCTTGGCGCCCAATGTGACCAACAGCGGCATCATCACGACGCCGGGAGGCCAGATCGCGTTGGGGGCGGGAACGACGGCCTATCTGTCGAACCGGGCCGATGGGCGCGGCTTCCTGACCGAAGTGACTGCTCCGGCCGGTGATGCGTTGAACGTCGGGCGCATGATTGCCGACGGCGGACAAGTCAGCATGATCGGACGGTTGGTGACCCAGAGCGGCCTCGTCCAGGCGAACACGGTCCGGCAACAGAACGGCAAAATCGAACTCGTGGCGAGCGATCGAATCGCGCTCACGGCGGGAAGCGTAACAAAAGCTCAAGGTGACGATCAGGTGTCGTCGGACGGGGGCACGATTCTCGTGAAGTCGAACCTCACGACCGGTCAGACAGAGTTTTCCCACGGCGCCGTGATCGATGTCTCCGGCGGTGTACAGGGGGGGAACGGCGGGTTTGCCGAGGTAAGCGGTTCAAGTGTTTCCCTCGGGGGGCGATTTTTAGCCGGCGTGGCGCAGGGGTATCGCGGGGGGCGCTTTCTCATCGATCCGACCGTTGGTACACAGACCGTCTCTACGTCTGATTTGGAAAGTTTCTCCGGCAGCGGCGCCTCGGATGTGGAATTCAGGTCTCCCGCCGGAACAGACCTGACGGTAAGCGTTAGCTACTACAACCTTGCACCGGTCTTTGATCCGGATAGCGGCGCGCTTCTTTCCGGCTGGGCGCTACCGGCTGGCCAAACAGGGTTTCTCAGGTTTACCGCAGGAAACAATCTGATCTTCTCACCGAACACGATCATTCAGAACGGCGCGTCGTCCGGGGCAAGCGCCGGCCTCTCGACCGCAAAATGGAGCTACGTGCTCAAGGCCGACAACGATATCTTGTTCAATAGCACGAAACTGTTTACCGGCGGCGGTGGCAGCCTTTCCTTGGATGCCGTACGAGACATCAAATTGGTTCCCGACGCTGGGGGCGGCCATACGATTCTCCAAACCTTCACCGGCGGCAACCTGTCGATTATCGCTGGCCGCAATCTGATCGCGCCCAGTGCATTCCAAGGGGGAATACCTGGTCCCAGCAATCAATACTCCGGCATTCGATTGGAAGGTATCGGCAATCTCGATATTACGACCAGGACCGGAGATTTTTTGGGCGGTATTGTCAATGGCCAGAAAGCCGGCCCGGGATTCGTACTCTCATCAGGAACCGCGACGCTCGATATCGGCGGCAGTCTCGGTTCATCGGACAACTATGCCAATGTTACGGTGGGGACTCGTTTCGCTGACGGCACCAGCGGAAAGACCACCGTCGATGTGACGGCCCAGAACAATATCTATCTCGGCCTCGTGCAGGATCGGGGCGTGGCAGATCGAATTCCTGGCCAGACGCCGACGTTATCCGTGACCGCCCATCCCGAAAGCTCCGTGAGCCTGTTCTCACGCCAAGGCGACATTCACTTAAGTCCGCCGAGTCCCGGTCCGGGCATCTTTGGCGACGTGCGGCGGAGAATCTATCCTGCGTCCCTGATTGCGCGCGCGCCGGGCGGAAACATTTTCTTCGAGAGCCTGCTCCAGTTCTGGCCTTCGCCGGTTGGGACGCTGCAATTTTCCGCCGGTCAATCGATTCTGGGTAGCCAGGACGCGGGCATCGCGCTGGATTGCCCATCGACCTGTAATCCCATTACCAATCCGGCTTCTCAGACCGTCTCACCGATTACCCTCAGCGCCGGCGGCGACATCAGTGGGTTGAGTCTTCACCTGATCGATTCCTATCGCAAACGGGTGACGATCTCAGCCGGAGGCGATATCACCCGCGTCTCCGGAAGATTCGCGGTGCCTGATTATGGCCGAGACCAGGCCGGCCAGCTCATCCCGGCCGTCTCGATCTCGGCGAGGCGTATCGATTTCTCCGGACAAATTCAGGGTGATACGAATTCTGGATTTACCTTCGGCGGTAACGGCCTGGCTCGTGTGACGGTCAGAGAAGATTTAAATCTTGGGCAGAGTCAAGGTCTGCGTTTTGTCTTTGACGCGAAGACACTCACGACCGAGGGCAATCAGGGCGGGCTGTTGGACGTGGCGGTCGGCGGCAACCTCCTCATGACGCAGTCGAGCATCCGAAGCGATCATGGCGCGAGTGTGTTCATTCACGGATTGAATGCGGGCGCACCGATCGCCGGTTCGAGCGCCTTGGCGACCAGCGCGACGCTTGGTGTCACGACGGTGAATGGGCAGCGTGTGCTGGCGGTCGGCGGTGTCCCGATTGTAGGGCAGGATGGCCGCACGCTCATTCCGGTGAACGACGACAATCAGGTGCTCCTTGGAAATGTCATCTACATGGCCGGCGGAAAGGCCGTGCTGGATATCGCGGGATTGCCGGTGGCTGTCGGGGCGAGAGATTCCGTCGTGGGGCAAAGGGTTCTGTTGGTGAACGGGCAGGTGGCGTTGGGCTCGAACGGCAAGCCGGTCTCAGTGGAAACCGCCACGTCCAGCGTCATCACGTCCGGCGATCTCGTGCATAACACGGCGGTACTTGATCGGCCATTGGTGCAACTGGCCGATGGCACGGTCGTGGCGGTCATCAACGGGAAAACCGTCTTGGGGACGCTCTCTGGAACCGCCGCGATCGATGGCCGTCCAAGCGTGGGAAACGGGGGCGTCACGCTGTCGGTCGATGGACGTGCTGTCCAGGTTGTCGTGCCGGTCGGAGGAGCGGTCAATGTCGGGAGCAAAGGCAACGCTCCGAACGTGGAAACGGGAATTCTCACGGTGCGCGGTGGAGCCATCGATCTGAAGGCCACCGGGAATGTGGATGTGAATCTGTCCCGGATTGCCACGCTGGGCGGGGGGAATATCACGGTGACGTCGACAACCGGCGACATCAACGCGGGAAGCGGCGCCCGCGGCGATGTCACGCAGTTTCCAATTTCAGAAGTGGGACCGAACGGGACAATCGTGAGAACGTTCTTCCAGGTTCCGGGAAGCGGGATTTTTACGATCCATCCGCAGGACGGCAATTTACCGAATATCCCGGCGTTCAACCCGATCTCGCCGTTTGAAGCGGAGGTCCTCATGCATCAATTGTTCGGACATGATGTGTCGTCGCTGGAACCCTTGATTCCAGCGGCCCGGGAGGCCTGGAAGAATCAATACGACCAGAGTGTCCGGCAGCTCTTTGCGGGATTTCGTCTCGGAGACATCAGGCTGACGGCGGGGCACGATGTCATTGTGCCGCCGGCCGGTATCCGTGGCCGCAACATCACGATCGAAGCCGGGCACAATCTCGAACTGCAAGGAGGGGAGATCCGGGGGATTCTCAATGCCCAGCTCGGCGGCGTACTCAAAGGACCGCTGTCGAGCATCACCGGTGCCTTCGTCATCCAGCAAGGATTTGGTTCCAACGGCACACCCGGCCAGTCACTCGGTCTCGGCAACATCACCGGCAATGTCGGCAACGTCACGACGACATCGTCGGTCACGGCGAGCGCGTCGACGACCTCGCTGACCCTTTCAAAAGCCGCAGCGGAGGCCACGTCATCTCAGCGGGACGGCGAATCGAAGACCGTTTCAGATCGCGGGAAAAAGAAAGGCGACGGACAGCTCGCCGCCGGCTCGCTCCGTGTCAGGGACAAAGTCAAAATCAAAGTCGAGACCAAGCAGGAACCGGCGATGTGA
- a CDS encoding substrate-binding domain-containing protein translates to MGERHRAEPVSNIDNRLKALRVAKGLSQGDLAKSAHITRQAVSSIESSQYLPTTAVALRLAGVIGCRVEDLFSLRATGEIVIGELVGEQDRWDDNQMPLRVKVARVEDRYVIRPVTALGELLAYTVPADGLLVANDVSAKARGKAAKRARVQLLRDRRIIEQEIAIAGCDPAIFLAGEYLRRYKETATVTGWTMGSSAALEALKRREVHVAGLHIVDGKTGESNLPYLRQHLRGDDYLIVTFAAWEEGLIVRQGNPKGIRKIEDLSRSDVTLINREEGAGARHLLDQRLEKEGMRNRDVRGYNLIADSHFQVARRIAEGQADVGVGVRSASNMFGLDFIPLQQSRYDLVVPKPYLTAHPSIGNLLEAIVSRQFRTEIEALGGYDTTETGKIRQLRPE, encoded by the coding sequence ATGGGTGAACGGCATCGAGCTGAGCCAGTCAGCAATATCGACAATCGGCTGAAGGCCCTTCGGGTCGCAAAGGGCTTGTCCCAAGGGGATTTGGCGAAGTCTGCCCATATCACCCGTCAGGCGGTGTCTTCCATTGAAAGCAGCCAGTATCTTCCCACCACGGCCGTAGCATTGCGCTTGGCGGGGGTCATCGGCTGCCGGGTGGAAGACCTCTTCAGTCTGCGGGCAACGGGAGAAATTGTCATCGGTGAACTGGTTGGGGAGCAGGATCGGTGGGACGATAATCAGATGCCGCTGCGAGTCAAGGTGGCTAGAGTCGAGGACCGGTATGTGATTCGACCGGTCACGGCCCTAGGCGAGCTGCTCGCCTATACGGTTCCGGCCGACGGTCTGCTGGTAGCCAATGACGTGTCTGCGAAGGCTCGCGGAAAGGCGGCGAAGCGCGCACGGGTCCAGCTTCTCAGAGATCGTCGTATCATCGAGCAAGAAATTGCCATTGCCGGCTGTGATCCCGCGATCTTCCTCGCCGGAGAATATTTGCGCCGGTATAAAGAAACGGCCACGGTAACCGGCTGGACCATGGGGAGCAGCGCCGCGCTCGAGGCGTTGAAGCGTCGAGAAGTGCATGTGGCCGGCTTGCATATCGTGGATGGGAAAACCGGCGAGTCCAACCTGCCGTATCTGCGCCAGCACTTGCGGGGCGATGACTATCTGATTGTGACGTTTGCCGCCTGGGAGGAAGGATTGATCGTGCGGCAGGGAAACCCCAAAGGCATTCGCAAGATCGAAGATCTCTCCAGGAGCGATGTGACGCTCATCAATCGCGAAGAGGGCGCCGGGGCGCGCCACTTATTGGACCAACGGCTCGAAAAAGAAGGGATGCGGAATCGGGATGTGCGAGGCTACAACTTGATTGCGGATTCACACTTTCAAGTCGCGCGGCGCATTGCGGAAGGGCAGGCCGACGTCGGAGTCGGTGTCCGGTCGGCCAGCAATATGTTTGGATTGGATTTTATCCCCTTGCAGCAGTCCCGCTACGATCTCGTCGTGCCCAAGCCGTATTTAACGGCCCATCCCAGTATCGGCAATCTTCTTGAGGCGATCGTCAGCCGCCAGTTCCGCACGGAGATTGAAGCACTTGGGGGCTACGATACCACGGAGACGGGAAAGATCCGGCAATTGCGGCCGGAGTAA
- a CDS encoding TIGR03790 family protein produces MKTAAAAISISASIRVIGLLAILVSLVFVFDDPLARAELSAHQVMLVANANSPDSLMVAEHYALRRGISPQSIAKLDLPLADTMSREDYERRLVAPLRQAIIAQGLHKSIRVIVTVYGVPLRVAAPRLTDDEERWRRDAADRLGAARVRLEALERRAGAIARNSATAPAVAQAENPIAYERNIAFLLRIDEAVRDSAKRVGQLKPPADAPWSARLEAVVRDHQGVAGLSQLRHEFPRKGQESESDAATQMRAQQAEGLQLLLGSVALPIRDRRAELYRQVEQIYGVYGVFGLAAMELNQLSDEYADASVDSELSLLWWDRSLYATGWRRENPLHHAAKKSGGSRREIPVLMVSRLDAATADLASRLVDRAMEAERQGVAGTVYLDARGLPVKGPSDTYGRYDQSLRDLHQFVTQRTTYRSQLDNTEARFQRPGDAPDVALYAGWYRLRQYEDAFTFQPGAIGYHMASAEAVSLHGSEETGWCKNALDRGITATLGSVGEPYLDAFPEPLEFAALLLTGQYSLVESYYLTSRWVSWRMVLVGDPLYNPWKNNAAAKRSALTMFPLAPVAPSDQAFADPLLAKDDVKRVQSQSRIRLDAILRNQTRTGEAS; encoded by the coding sequence ATGAAGACGGCGGCAGCGGCGATTTCTATATCCGCTTCGATTCGTGTCATCGGCCTGTTGGCCATTCTTGTCAGCCTAGTCTTCGTGTTTGATGATCCGCTGGCCCGCGCGGAACTCTCAGCGCATCAGGTGATGCTCGTCGCCAACGCCAATAGCCCGGACAGCCTCATGGTGGCCGAGCATTATGCCTTGCGCCGGGGAATCTCTCCGCAGAGTATCGCCAAATTGGATCTCCCGCTCGCCGACACTATGAGTCGGGAGGACTATGAGCGCCGGCTAGTGGCGCCCCTGCGGCAGGCGATTATCGCGCAGGGCTTGCACAAATCGATTCGTGTGATTGTGACGGTCTATGGCGTCCCTCTCCGGGTCGCCGCCCCAAGACTCACGGACGACGAAGAACGCTGGCGTCGTGATGCGGCCGACCGGCTTGGCGCCGCGCGGGTGCGACTGGAGGCGCTTGAGCGTCGAGCCGGAGCCATTGCCAGGAACTCCGCCACCGCTCCCGCCGTAGCGCAGGCGGAGAATCCTATCGCCTATGAACGCAACATCGCCTTCTTGCTGCGCATCGACGAAGCCGTTCGAGATTCCGCCAAGCGGGTCGGGCAGCTCAAGCCGCCGGCCGATGCGCCGTGGTCCGCACGGTTGGAGGCGGTTGTTCGGGATCATCAGGGGGTGGCCGGGCTCTCGCAACTGCGGCATGAATTTCCACGGAAGGGGCAGGAGTCCGAGAGCGATGCCGCCACGCAGATGCGCGCGCAACAAGCGGAGGGATTGCAGCTGCTATTGGGATCGGTGGCTCTTCCCATTCGCGACCGGCGGGCGGAGTTGTATCGCCAGGTTGAGCAGATCTACGGAGTCTATGGTGTGTTCGGTCTGGCGGCTATGGAATTGAATCAGTTGTCTGACGAGTATGCCGACGCGAGCGTCGACAGCGAATTGAGCTTGTTGTGGTGGGATCGGTCGCTGTACGCCACGGGGTGGCGTCGGGAAAATCCGCTGCATCATGCGGCCAAGAAGTCCGGGGGAAGCCGTCGGGAGATTCCTGTTCTCATGGTAAGCCGGCTCGATGCCGCGACCGCCGATCTGGCGAGCCGGCTGGTGGATCGCGCGATGGAGGCGGAGCGGCAGGGGGTGGCCGGAACCGTCTATCTGGATGCGCGAGGGTTGCCGGTCAAGGGGCCGTCCGATACCTATGGGCGGTATGATCAAAGCCTGCGGGACTTGCATCAGTTTGTCACGCAGCGCACTACCTACCGCTCGCAACTCGACAACACTGAGGCGCGGTTTCAGCGACCCGGCGATGCGCCGGATGTGGCGCTGTATGCGGGTTGGTATCGGCTGAGGCAGTATGAGGATGCGTTTACCTTCCAGCCCGGGGCGATCGGTTATCACATGGCTTCCGCTGAAGCGGTCAGTCTGCATGGCTCTGAGGAGACAGGCTGGTGTAAGAATGCGTTGGATCGCGGAATTACCGCGACGCTCGGCTCTGTCGGGGAACCTTATCTGGATGCGTTCCCAGAGCCGCTCGAATTCGCCGCGCTGCTGCTGACCGGTCAGTATTCATTGGTCGAGTCCTACTATCTGACCAGTCGCTGGGTGAGTTGGCGCATGGTGCTGGTCGGTGACCCGCTCTATAACCCTTGGAAGAACAACGCCGCGGCCAAGCGCTCCGCCTTGACCATGTTTCCGCTGGCCCCCGTTGCCCCGTCCGACCAGGCATTTGCCGATCCGCTTCTTGCCAAAGATGATGTGAAGCGTGTGCAGAGCCAATCCCGCATTAGGCTCGATGCGATTCTTCGAAATCAGACTCGAACGGGAGAAGCTTCTTGA